In the Lepus europaeus isolate LE1 chromosome 18, mLepTim1.pri, whole genome shotgun sequence genome, one interval contains:
- the ZNF750 gene encoding zinc finger protein 750 has product MSLLKERKPKKPHYIPRPPGKPFKYKCFQCPFTCNEKSHLFNHMKYGLCKNSITLVSEQDRVPKCPKANSLDPKQTNQPDPTAKPASSKSATNGHSSFDSKLQHSFPKEDVKENVELKARGVHKCPPKPGLHKDTAPLSPVPEAALGPQAALEGVVRPSAFVPVGEHRLKGPENTEAPEMLAVAPPTAKAAAFHAKSAFHTPGYPWKAGSPFLPPELPHRMPSAKGFSAIPPYVHPTVPEYPPHFHAEHGLATIYSPYLLAGNASECDTPLLSLYGAQDQRPFLPHPGPIPKHLSPSPSTYDHYRFFQHYPSNLPIPYGFYRPESAFSSYGLRLPPVAGITRDQSSHPLEEAVLLYAASSPSKSNPPTAHKKHTEPEKESPPPEAKDPSKDRQRDTEGAKMSPREGSAATGSPGRPSPTTFAQTSQTCEGLCDLSNKPATCTLGRLHQPEHSPAAFTSVPKSHECLHSEVPATGTESPNSLKATTRDPPVQTGSTTLVTEVVPSSPEDSSRTGPLNLSKKPEAKLAAAHGPVYRGCLLEESPSFAELQDLPLNLSVKDPCNARPPGPTLPSPPPGTEPDDAAAAAANQEETGSPGDGPSQTKPHKDSPSADKAPASSPGGKARDVCEEDSSDEQKQTAAVALCQLAAYSPGNVRVGDGEPAAQDSACPQEAPPLGCTERQEAQCDLRPRGTKRTSHRDAGRSQPAAKKVKPSDTARVFTLRKRTRMS; this is encoded by the exons ATGAGTCTCCTCAAAGAGCGGAAACCAAAAAAGCCACATTACATCCCCCGACCCCCAGGAAAGCCCTTCAAGTACAAATGCTTCCAGTGCCCCTTCACCTGCAACGAGAAGTCTCACCTTTTTAATCACATGAAGTACGGTCTCTGTAAGAACTCCATCACTTTAGTTTCAGAACAAGACCGGGTCCCCAAGTGCCCTAAAGCTAACTCGCTAGACCCTAAGCAAACCAACCAGCCAGACCCCACGGCTAAGCCAGCTTCTTCCAAGTCAGCCACAAACGGACACTCCAGCTTCGACTCGAAGCTTCAACACAGCTTTCCCAAGGAGGACGTCAAGGAAAACGTGGAGCTGAAAGCTCGGGGGGTCCACAAGTGCCCACCAAAGCCAGGCCTCCACAAGGACACAGCACCCCTTAGCCCAGTCCCAgaagctgccctgggcccccaggctgccctggaAGGCGTGGTGCGGCCTTCAGCATTTGTTCCAGTCGGGGAGCACAGACTGAAAGggccagaaaacacagaggcacCAGAGATGCTGGCGGTAGCGCCCCCCACAGCCAAAGCCGCCGCTTTCCATGCTAAGTCGGCCTTCCACACTCCTGGCTACCCCTGGAAGGCCGGCTCTCCATTCCTGCCACCCGAGCTTCCACACAGAATGCCATCGGCAAAGGGCTTCAGTGCCATTCCCCCCTACGTGCACCCCACTGTGCCAGAGTATCCCCCACACTTCCACGCCGAGCACGGACTAGCCACCATCTACTCCCCCTACCTCCTGGCTGGGAACGCCTCTGAGTGTGACACACCTCTGCTGTCCCTCTATGGAGCCCAAGACCAAAGGCCCTTCCTGCCTCACCCAGGGCCGATCCCTAAGCACCTGAGTCCATCTCCATCAACATACGACCACTACAGATTTTTCCAGCACTATCCCTCCAATCTGCCGATTCCTTATGGGTTTTACAGACCAGAGTCAGCATTTTCCTCCTATGGCCTCAGGCTGCCCCCCGTGGCCGGCATCACCCGGGATCAGAGCTCACACCCACTGGAAGAGGCTGTCCTGCTCTATGCAGCCTCAAGTCCTTCCAAGTCAAACCCTCCCACCGCCCACAAGAAGCATACCGAGCCTGAGAAGGAAAGTCCACCTCCAGAGGCTAAAGACCCTTCCAAAGACAGGCAGAGGGACACCGAAGGGGCCAAAATGAGCCCCCGTGAGGGCAGCGCAGCCACAGGCTCACCAGGGAGGCCCAGCCCCACCACGTTCGCGCAGACCAGCCAGACCTGCGAGGGCCTGTGTGACCTCTCCAACAAGCCCGCCACGTGCACCCTGGGACGGCTCCACCAGCCAGAGCACAGCCCCGCAGCCTTCACATCCGTCCCGAAAAGCCACGAATGCCTACACTCCGAGGTCCCTGCCACGGGGACAGAGTCTCCAAACAG CCTGAAGGCCACAACCAGAGACCCTCCCGTCCAGACAGGAAGCACCACTCTGGTCACGGAGGTTGTGCCTTCCAGCCCAGAGGACAGCTCCAGGACAGGCCCTCTCAACCTCTCCAAGAAACCAGAGGCCAAACTGGCAGCAGCTCACGGCCCCGTGTACAGAGGCTGCCTCCTAGAGGAGTCCCCCAGCTTCGCGGAGCTACAGGACCTACCCCTCAACCTCTCAGTGAAGGACCCCTGCAATGCCCGGCCCCCAGGGCCCACCTTGCCCAGCCCGCCCCCAGGCACAGAGCCTGAtgacgctgctgctgctgccgccaaTCAGGAAGAAACAGGAAGTCCTggggatgggccaagccaaaccaaGCCACACAAGGACAGCCCCAGCGCTGACAAGGCCCCAGCGTCAAGCCCAGGAGGGAAGGCCCGCGATGTGTGTGAAGAGGACAGCAGTGACGAGCAGAAGCAGACAGCAGCTGTGGCCCTGTGCCAGCTGGCAGCCTACAGCCCAGGAAACGTCAGGGTGGGCGACGGGGAGCCCGCAGCCCAGGATTCTGCCTGCCCACAAGAGGCACCCCCTCTCGGGTGCACAGAACGCCAGGAGGCTCAGTGTGACCTCAGACCCAGAGGAACAAAGAGGACAAGTCACAGAGACGCGGGGAGATCCCAGCCAGCAGCTAAGAAGGTGAAGCCGAGCGACACGGCCAGAGTGTTCACTCTCCGGAAGAGAACCCGCATGTCCTAA